One genomic region from Haloterrigena gelatinilytica encodes:
- a CDS encoding DNA topoisomerase VI subunit B yields the protein MTSFQSTLGDEAGIAEELAENQQAISIAEFFEKNKHMLGFDSGARGLVTAVKEAVDNALDAAEESGILPDIYVEIEEAGDYYRLIVEDNGPGITKESLPKVFGKLLYGSRFHAREQSRGQQGIGISAAVLYSQLTSGKPAKITSRTQGSSEAEYFELIVDTDSNEPEISVEETTSWDRPHGTRIELEMEANMRARQQLHDYIKHTAVVNPHARLELREPQEHFKFERATDQLPEETEEIRPHPHGVELGTVMKMLTSTDSQTVSGFLQEEFTRVGKKTADSIIDEFRDRHYGREMRWRPPTAHEDVDLEAAVSEATANKGADATAAFADAIAAGVDETDRIAHHELLAVVDSAADEVEAEHGTTFGDTVRENAVEAVWLALIDARADADASDEPVESRLVADCYELADEATSTRKDDEVIHAFADRLAAKFDDELEGGEGEDGNVRHRLTRKRVRAHVDRAADLTEEYDDVSFGDTARENITEAVWEVMATVPDDPPLVRELAGDRDAASDLVDGMRATDIMAPPTRCLSPISEELISAGLEKEFDADFYASATRDAEVHGGDPFIVEAGIAYGGEIEADGSADVMRFANRVPLVYQRGACATTDVVKSIGWRNYGLDQPGGSGLPKGPAVIMIHVASTNVPFTSESKDAVANVPEIEDEIELAIREAARELKSYLNKRRSMQQRRKKQNVLGTILPEMAEKVAEVTGRDEPDIDDAIARIMNNVLVERSVKENGDGQAVSVTVENNSNTNESLEITDIVSDEPTSLPDDATVVEMDGEWFVKWEPEVSSDDEATLEYEVADGAEYDLDVKGIETEKLTVKQ from the coding sequence ATGACCTCGTTTCAGTCGACACTCGGTGACGAGGCGGGGATCGCCGAGGAGCTGGCCGAGAACCAGCAAGCGATCTCCATCGCCGAGTTCTTCGAGAAGAACAAGCACATGCTCGGCTTCGACAGCGGTGCTCGAGGCCTCGTCACGGCCGTCAAAGAGGCCGTCGACAACGCCTTAGACGCCGCCGAGGAGTCGGGTATTCTCCCGGATATCTACGTCGAGATCGAGGAGGCCGGCGACTACTACCGGCTGATCGTCGAAGACAACGGGCCGGGGATCACGAAGGAGTCGCTCCCCAAAGTCTTCGGGAAGCTGCTCTACGGCTCCCGGTTTCACGCCCGCGAACAGTCTCGCGGGCAGCAGGGGATCGGGATCTCCGCCGCCGTCCTCTACTCTCAACTGACGAGCGGGAAACCCGCCAAGATCACCAGCCGAACCCAGGGCTCGAGCGAGGCCGAGTACTTCGAGCTCATCGTCGACACCGACAGCAACGAGCCCGAGATCAGCGTCGAAGAGACCACCTCCTGGGACCGCCCCCACGGGACGCGCATCGAACTCGAGATGGAGGCGAACATGCGCGCCCGCCAGCAGCTCCACGACTACATCAAGCACACGGCGGTCGTCAACCCCCACGCGCGCCTCGAACTCCGCGAACCGCAGGAACACTTCAAGTTCGAGCGCGCGACCGACCAGCTCCCCGAGGAGACCGAGGAGATCCGGCCCCACCCCCACGGGGTCGAGCTCGGAACCGTCATGAAGATGCTGACGTCGACGGACTCCCAGACCGTCTCCGGCTTCCTCCAGGAGGAGTTCACCCGCGTCGGGAAGAAGACCGCCGACTCGATCATCGACGAGTTCCGCGACCGCCACTACGGCCGCGAGATGCGCTGGCGGCCCCCGACGGCGCACGAAGACGTCGATCTCGAGGCCGCCGTCTCCGAGGCGACCGCGAACAAGGGCGCCGACGCCACGGCCGCCTTCGCCGACGCCATCGCCGCGGGCGTCGACGAGACGGACCGAATCGCCCACCACGAACTGCTCGCGGTCGTCGATTCGGCCGCCGACGAGGTCGAGGCCGAGCACGGCACGACGTTCGGCGACACCGTCCGCGAAAACGCCGTCGAGGCCGTCTGGCTCGCGCTGATCGACGCTCGAGCGGACGCCGACGCGTCCGACGAACCCGTCGAGTCGCGACTCGTCGCCGACTGTTACGAGCTCGCCGACGAGGCGACGAGCACCCGCAAGGACGACGAGGTGATCCACGCCTTCGCCGATCGGCTCGCGGCGAAGTTCGACGACGAACTCGAGGGCGGCGAGGGCGAGGACGGCAACGTCCGCCACCGGCTCACCCGCAAGCGAGTCCGCGCGCACGTCGACCGCGCCGCGGATCTCACTGAGGAGTACGACGACGTCTCCTTCGGCGACACCGCTCGCGAGAACATCACGGAGGCCGTCTGGGAGGTGATGGCGACCGTCCCCGACGACCCGCCGCTGGTCCGCGAACTCGCCGGCGACCGGGACGCCGCCAGCGACCTCGTCGACGGGATGCGTGCGACCGACATCATGGCGCCGCCGACGCGGTGTCTCTCGCCGATCTCCGAGGAGCTGATCAGCGCCGGCCTCGAGAAGGAGTTCGACGCCGACTTCTACGCCTCCGCGACCCGCGACGCCGAGGTCCACGGCGGCGATCCGTTCATCGTCGAGGCCGGTATCGCCTACGGCGGCGAGATCGAGGCCGACGGCAGCGCCGACGTCATGCGATTCGCCAACCGCGTCCCGCTGGTCTACCAGCGCGGGGCCTGCGCGACGACCGACGTCGTCAAGTCGATCGGCTGGCGCAACTACGGGCTCGACCAGCCCGGCGGCTCCGGCCTGCCGAAGGGGCCGGCGGTGATCATGATCCACGTCGCGTCGACGAACGTCCCGTTCACCAGCGAGTCGAAGGACGCCGTCGCGAACGTCCCCGAGATCGAAGACGAGATCGAGCTCGCGATCCGCGAGGCGGCCCGGGAGCTCAAGAGCTACCTCAACAAGCGCCGCTCGATGCAACAGCGCCGGAAGAAACAGAACGTCCTCGGGACGATCCTCCCGGAGATGGCCGAGAAGGTCGCCGAGGTCACCGGCCGCGACGAACCCGACATCGACGACGCCATCGCGCGCATCATGAACAACGTGCTCGTCGAGCGCAGCGTCAAAGAAAACGGCGACGGCCAGGCCGTCTCGGTCACCGTCGAGAACAACTCCAATACGAACGAGTCCCTGGAGATCACCGACATCGTCTCCGACGAGCCGACGAGCCTCCCCGACGACGCGACCGTCGTCGAGATGGACGGCGAGTGGTTCGTCAAGTGGGAACCCGAGGTATCGAGCGACGACGAGGCCACCCTCGAGTACGAGGTGGCCGACGGCGCGGAGTACGATCTGGACGTAAAGGGCATCGAAACTGAGAAACTCACGGTGAAACAATGA
- a CDS encoding Lrp/AsnC family transcriptional regulator translates to MDLDATNKAVLYLLQQDARRITTQEMADRIGVSASTVRNRIEQLESEGIIRGYHPDVDYDKAGLQLHVLFICSAPNPDRERLAREAREVSGVVTIQEVLNGTDNVQIEAVGTDTDDIARVSDELSELGFDVVNSKILKSLHKQPFDHFGKQLVDENETDE, encoded by the coding sequence ATGGATCTCGACGCTACGAACAAAGCGGTGCTGTATCTCCTCCAGCAGGACGCACGTCGGATCACGACGCAGGAAATGGCGGATCGAATCGGCGTCTCGGCCAGCACCGTTCGAAACCGTATCGAACAGCTGGAATCGGAAGGGATCATCCGCGGCTACCATCCCGACGTCGATTACGACAAGGCGGGGCTCCAGCTACACGTCCTCTTCATCTGTTCGGCCCCGAACCCGGACCGCGAACGACTCGCCCGCGAGGCTCGCGAGGTCAGCGGCGTCGTCACGATACAGGAGGTCCTCAACGGGACGGACAACGTCCAGATCGAAGCCGTCGGAACCGACACCGACGACATCGCTCGCGTGAGCGACGAACTCAGTGAGCTCGGATTCGACGTCGTCAACTCGAAGATCCTGAAGAGCTTACACAAACAGCCGTTCGACCACTTCGGCAAGCAGCTGGTCGACGAGAACGAGACCGATGAGTGA
- a CDS encoding HalOD1 output domain-containing protein, producing the protein MSDPSGPVEFDVESRRYRAQYDFETTAPSVAVVDVVETVFADERDRDPLYDVVDPEALDRLLEADSERDRRGPRSASFRYRGALVTVVSDGSVVIGLDDEIGR; encoded by the coding sequence ATGAGTGATCCGAGCGGGCCGGTCGAGTTCGACGTGGAATCGCGGCGGTATCGGGCGCAGTACGATTTCGAGACGACGGCGCCGAGCGTCGCCGTCGTCGACGTCGTCGAGACCGTCTTCGCCGACGAACGCGACCGTGATCCGCTCTACGACGTCGTCGATCCGGAGGCCCTCGATCGCCTCCTCGAGGCCGACTCCGAACGCGATCGGCGCGGCCCGCGATCGGCGTCGTTTCGGTACCGGGGCGCGCTGGTGACCGTCGTCAGCGACGGCTCGGTCGTGATCGGTCTAGACGACGAGATCGGTCGGTGA